Proteins found in one Passer domesticus isolate bPasDom1 chromosome 16, bPasDom1.hap1, whole genome shotgun sequence genomic segment:
- the LOC135282168 gene encoding uncharacterized protein LOC135282168 isoform X1: MELELRKRQAERDNLRARNKELLKQLEQTMLRAEHLKISLERSQKKDTIAQKEEDVILRHSLQKKLENLEKERNEVQHEQELYQQHMRHLEKENEMHALDMPNQQKITQLLDTEKETKQEELENGAAALKEGTSGSTRSASLAKCKIAKGALKNHLAFLKGKHCVQADNGIDFHSTPVSLNYSSDVSHEEQALGAQEEQLFRGSGTSLEPKEPVASAEEEKRERPEFSTVPRRSGEQVEPDRRIRAFRRMFLPDYFIFPVHESAHRNWSTFEIEDSSSSSGEQQPSC; the protein is encoded by the exons atggagctggagctgaggaagagacaggctgagagagacaATCTCAGGGCTCGCAATAAGGAGCTGCTGAAACAGCTGGAGCAAA caatGTTGAGGGCAGAACACCTGAAAATCTCTCTGGAACGTTCCCAGAAGAAAGACACCATTGCCCAAAAGGAAGAGGATGTGATTCTTCGTCACTCTCTGCAGAAGAAACTGGAAaacctggagaaggaaaggaacgAAGTTCAG CATGAACAGGAATTGTACCAGCAGCACATGAGACAtctggaaaaggagaatgaaatgCATGCCCTTGACATGCCAAATCAGCAGAAAATTACACAACTATTGGACACTGAAAAGGAAACCAAGCAAGAAGAATTGGAGaatggtgctgctgctttgaaggAAGGAACAAGTGGGAGCACTCGGAGTGCTTCACTGGCCAAGTGTAAAATTGCCAAAGGGGCTCTGAAGAATCACTTGGCATTCCTGAAGGGAAAACATTGTGTTCAGGCAGACAATGGCATTGACTTTCATTCTACTCCAGTGTCCCTGAATTATTCCAGTGATGTTTCCCATGAAGAG CAGGCTCTTGGAGCACAAGAGGAGCAGCTGTTTCGTGGCTCAGGGACCAGCCTGGAACCTAAGGAGCCAGTTGCAtcagcagaggaggaaaagagagagaggccTGAATTCTCCACTGTGCCCAGGAGAAGTGGCGAGCAG GTGGAACCTGACAGGAGAATCAGAGCTTTTAGGAGAATGTTCCTCCCAGACTACTTCATATTCCCTGTCCACGAGTCTGCCCATCGAAACTGGTCAACTTTTGAAATAGAAGACTCCTCCAGTAGctcaggggagcagcagccctcGTGCTGA
- the LOC135282168 gene encoding uncharacterized protein LOC135282168 isoform X2 has translation MELELRKRQAERDNLRARNKELLKQLEQTMLRAEHLKISLECSQKKDTIAQKEEDVILRHSLQKKLENLEKERNDVQHEQELYQQHMRHLEKENEMHALDMPNQQKITQLLDTEKETKQEELENGAAALKEGTSGSTRSASLAKCKIAKGALKNHLAFLKGKHCVQADNGIDFHSTPVSLNYSSDVSHEEQALGAQEEQLFRGSGTSLEPKEPVASAEEEKRERPEFSTVPRRSGEQVEPDRRIRAFRRMFLPDYFIFPVHESAHRNWSTFEIEDSSSSSGEQQPSC, from the exons atggagctggagctgaggaagagacaggctgagagagacaATCTCAGGGCTCGCAATAAGGAGCTGCTGAAACAGCTGGAGCAAA caatGTTGAGGGCAGAACACCTGAAAATCTCTCTGGAATGTTCCCAGAAGAAAGACACCATTGCCCAAAAGGAAGAGGATGTGATTCTTCGTCACTCTCTGCAGAAGAAACTGGAAaacctggagaaggaaaggaacgATGTTCAG CATGAACAGGAATTGTACCAGCAGCACATGAGACAtctggaaaaggagaatgaaatgCATGCCCTTGACATGCCAAATCAGCAGAAAATTACACAACTATTGGACACTGAAAAGGAAACCAAGCAAGAAGAATTGGAGaatggtgctgctgctttgaaggAAGGAACAAGTGGGAGCACTCGGAGTGCTTCACTGGCCAAGTGTAAAATTGCCAAAGGGGCTCTGAAGAATCACTTGGCATTCCTGAAGGGAAAACATTGTGTTCAGGCAGACAATGGCATTGACTTTCATTCTACTCCAGTGTCCCTGAATTATTCCAGTGATGTTTCCCATGAAGAG CAGGCTCTTGGAGCACAAGAGGAGCAGCTGTTTCGTGGCTCAGGGACCAGCCTGGAACCTAAGGAGCCAGTTGCAtcagcagaggaggaaaagagagagaggccTGAATTCTCCACTGTGCCCAGGAGAAGTGGCGAGCAG GTGGAACCTGACAGGAGAATCAGAGCTTTTAGGAGAATGTTCCTCCCAGACTACTTCATATTCCCTGTCCACGAGTCTGCCCATCGAAACTGGTCAACTTTTGAAATAGAAGACTCCTCCAGTAGctcaggggagcagcagccctcGTGCTGA
- the LOC135282168 gene encoding uncharacterized protein LOC135282168 isoform X3, whose translation MELELRKRQAERDNLRARNKELLKQLEQTMLRAEHLKISLERSQKKDTIAQKEEDVILRHSLQKKLENLEKERNEVQHEQELYQQHMRHLEKENEMHALDMPNQQKITQLLDTEKETKQEELENGAAALKEGTSGSTRSASLAKCKIAKGALKNHLAFLKGKHCVQADNGIDFHSTPVSLNYSSDVSHEEALGAQEEQLFRGSGTSLEPKEPVASAEEEKRERPEFSTVPRRSGEQVEPDRRIRAFRRMFLPDYFIFPVHESAHRNWSTFEIEDSSSSSGEQQPSC comes from the exons atggagctggagctgaggaagagacaggctgagagagacaATCTCAGGGCTCGCAATAAGGAGCTGCTGAAACAGCTGGAGCAAA caatGTTGAGGGCAGAACACCTGAAAATCTCTCTGGAACGTTCCCAGAAGAAAGACACCATTGCCCAAAAGGAAGAGGATGTGATTCTTCGTCACTCTCTGCAGAAGAAACTGGAAaacctggagaaggaaaggaacgAAGTTCAG CATGAACAGGAATTGTACCAGCAGCACATGAGACAtctggaaaaggagaatgaaatgCATGCCCTTGACATGCCAAATCAGCAGAAAATTACACAACTATTGGACACTGAAAAGGAAACCAAGCAAGAAGAATTGGAGaatggtgctgctgctttgaaggAAGGAACAAGTGGGAGCACTCGGAGTGCTTCACTGGCCAAGTGTAAAATTGCCAAAGGGGCTCTGAAGAATCACTTGGCATTCCTGAAGGGAAAACATTGTGTTCAGGCAGACAATGGCATTGACTTTCATTCTACTCCAGTGTCCCTGAATTATTCCAGTGATGTTTCCCATGAAGAG GCTCTTGGAGCACAAGAGGAGCAGCTGTTTCGTGGCTCAGGGACCAGCCTGGAACCTAAGGAGCCAGTTGCAtcagcagaggaggaaaagagagagaggccTGAATTCTCCACTGTGCCCAGGAGAAGTGGCGAGCAG GTGGAACCTGACAGGAGAATCAGAGCTTTTAGGAGAATGTTCCTCCCAGACTACTTCATATTCCCTGTCCACGAGTCTGCCCATCGAAACTGGTCAACTTTTGAAATAGAAGACTCCTCCAGTAGctcaggggagcagcagccctcGTGCTGA